From the Erythrolamprus reginae isolate rEryReg1 chromosome Z, rEryReg1.hap1, whole genome shotgun sequence genome, one window contains:
- the TPPP2 gene encoding tubulin polymerization-promoting protein family member 2 isoform X1, translated as MAALESAFGEEVMADINLSLDRENLTATEYSEFQFNANSSTGQSQLCILEPHITEIVDNDLAIGQLTTAENVALEDSVNTEAVWEYPWQSDKVVANLSGPHQDENISVKDEEANSQSSKQINYHDIQNKNLYFCDRLKDFQQPPVFAQHNNVFCASKVPMQSKQLNWKQLQICNPLVPDQNSQTKNCLIDDQCGENNQSISHLSHDKNALPNENSAGQHQNSQSETSSLISEACYRSKLVPALLQAENMIENVDEAVDPNSRQVTNQRTETKNLHICDQCGKEYQWLSELIQHQLLFFGREADRQCQLHMDGGNPNHLAPAPIPFQENSKIPIEQKNYAKNLYNFNTDQNDFQCHHLLMKYPLPVPLGGKADTQNQFKIQAGSLSQFQMESKVIESSETLKLWSNLTTNQSFHINSLRIYKECGKDFQWSSALAQYKVVHSEKVSGKQCLSKVDDHNDSSLGLMDFDQPPHLKINQLTEKNKPYACGHCGKNFKWPSDLARHKHIHCRKKLMTGKGTKSNKSYICSQCGKNFQWPEVAQHKCTHSRKKLLRGKGTKLNKYYTRSQCRKNFQSLSQLAQHKHTNSRNKLVKGRYSRLIKACICDQCGKGFKWPSDLARHKRTHSRKRILRDKGIKLSKYYTCNQCRKSFQLPSDLARHEQIHARSRLVTGTKSKLKGMSELEKSFLRFSAYGETTTHRNTMSRKNFYKMLKECGVMDGKIMTGTDVLIAFNEIKRMSELEKAFRKFAVYGDTAATGSDMTGKNFSKMLKECGVMDGKAVTSTDVDIVFNKVKAKTARNITYPEFQEAIKELSTKRFKGKSAEEALHATHQLIEGKEPGNVGVTKTVAAGAVDRLTDTSKYTGSHKERFDESGKGKGIAGRAELADQSGYVGAYKGAGTYDKSH; from the exons AATACTCAGAATTCCAGTTTAATGCCAACTCTTCAACAGGACAAAGTCAATTATGCATCTTGGAGCCTCATATTACTGAAATTGTTG ATAATGATTTGGCGATTGGTCAGCTGACAACTGCTGAAAATGTAGCATTGGAGGATTCAGTAAACACAGAAGCAGTTTGGGAGTATCCATGGCAGTCAGACAAAGTTGTGGCCAATCTTTCAGGACCCCATCAGGATGAGAACATCTCTGTAAAAGATGAAGAGGCAAATAGCCAAAGCTCAAAACAAATTAATTACCACGATATCCAAAACAAAAATCTGTACTTTTGTGATAGGCTTAAGGACTTTCAGCAGCCACCTGTATTTGCCCAACATAACAATGTGTTCTGTGCAAGTAAAGTGCCCATGCAGAGTAAGCAGCTTAATTGGAAGCAACTGCAAATATGCAACCCATTGGTGCCAGACCAGAACAGCCAAACTAAAAATTGTTTAATAGATGATCAATGTGGAGAAAATAACCAAAGTATATCTCACCTTTCCCATGATAAAAATGCGCTTCCAAATGAAAACTCGGCTGGGCAGCATCAAAATTCCCAATCAGAAACAAGCAGTCTGATATCAGAAGCATGCTATCGAAGCAAATTAGTACCTGCTCTTCTTCAGGCAGAGAATATGATAGAAAATGTTGATGAAGCAGTTGATCCAAATTCAAGGCAAGTGACAAACCAGAGAACTGAGACTAAAAATCTGCATATTTGTGACCAGTGTGGAAAAGAATACCAGTGGCTTTCTGAACTTATCCAGCATCAGCTACTGTTTTTTGGAAGAGAAGCAGATAGACAATGCCAGCTTCATATGGACGGTGGAAATCCAAATCACTTGGCACCTGCCCCTATTCCCTTCCAGGAAAATTCAAAAATCCCCATAGAACAAAAGAACTATGCTAAGAATCTGTACAATTTTAACACTGATCAGAACGATTTTCAGTGTCATCATTTGTTAATGAAATATCCTCTACCTGTTCCCTTGGGAGGGAAAGCAGACACACAGAACCAATTTAAAATACAAGCAGGCAGTTTAAGTCAATTTCAAATGGAAAGTAAAGTTATAGAATCCTCTGAAACACTTAAACTTTGGTCAAATCTCACAACAAACCAAAGTTTCCATATTAACAGTCTGAGAATATATAAGGAATGTGGGAAGGATTTCCAATGGTCCTCTGCCCTGGCTCAATATAAAGTTGTACACTCTGAAAAAGTGAGTGGGAAACAATGCCTATCAAAGGTAGATGATCATAATGATTCGTCACTTGGTCTTATGGATTTTGACCAACCGCCCCATCTGAAGATAAACCAATTGACTGAAAAAAACAAACCCTATGCATGTGGTCACTGCGGTAAAAACTTCAAGTGGCCTTCTGATCTTGCTCGACATAAACACATACATTGTAGAAAAAAATTAATGACAGGCAAGGGCACCAAATCCAACAAATCCTATATTTGTAGTCAGTGTGGAAAAAATTTCCAGTGGCCTGAGGTTGCCCAACATAAATGCACACATTCTAGAAAAAAATTACTGAGGGGCAAGGGCACCAAACTCAACAAATACTACACACGTAGCCAATGTAGAAAGAACTTCCAGTCGCTTTCTCAACTTGCCCAACATAAACACACTAATTCCAGAAATAAATTAGTGAAGGGCAGGTATAGCAGGCTCATTAAGGCTTGTATCTGTGATCAGTGTGGAAAAGGCTTCAAGTGGCCTTCTGATCTTGCCCGACACAAACGGACTCATTCCAGGAAAAGAATACTAAGAGACAAGGGCATCAAACTCAGCAAATACTACACATGTAATCAATGTCGAAAGAGTTTCCAGTTGCCTTCTGACCTTGCCCGACATGAACAAATTCATGCAAGAAGTAGATTAGTGACTGGCACGAAGAGCAAGCTCA AAGGAAtgtcagaactggaaaaatctttTCTTAGATTTTCTGCATATGGAGAAACAACTACTCACCGGAACACCATGTCTAGGAAGAACTTCTACAAGATGTTGAAGGAATGCGGTGTGATGGATGGGAAAATCATGACTGGAACCGATGTACTCATTGCTTTCAATGAAATCAA AAGGATGTCAGAACTGGAAAAAGCCTTCCGCAAATTTGCTGTGTATGGAGACACAGCTGCCACAGGCAGTGACATGACAGGCAAGAACTTCTCCAAGATGTTGAAGGAATGTGGTGTAATGGATGGCAAAGCAGTGACCAGCACTGATGTGGACATTGTCTTCAATAAAGTCAA GGCCAAGACTGCTCGCAATATCACATATCCAGAATTCCAAGAAGCAATTAAAGAACTGAGTACTAAACGTTTCAAAGGAAAATCTGCAGAGGAGGCTTTGCACGCCACTCACCAGTTGATAGAGGGCAAGGAACCAGGCAATGTAGGAGTGACG AAAACTGTTGCAGCTGGTGCAGTAGACAGACTGACGGACACCAGCAAATACACGGGTTCTCACAAGGAACGCTTTGATGAAAGTGGCAAAGGCAAAGGGATAGCTGGGCGTGCAGAACTGGCTGACCAGAGTGGCTACGTTGGGGCTTATAAGGGAGCTGGGACTTACGATAAGAGCCATTAA
- the TPPP2 gene encoding tubulin polymerization-promoting protein family member 2 isoform X3, translating to MSELEKAFRKFAVYGDTAATGSDMTGKNFSKMLKECGVMDGKAVTSTDVDIVFNKVKAKTARNITYPEFQEAIKELSTKRFKGKSAEEALHATHQLIEGKEPGNVGVTKTVAAGAVDRLTDTSKYTGSHKERFDESGKGKGIAGRAELADQSGYVGAYKGAGTYDKSH from the exons ATGTCAGAACTGGAAAAAGCCTTCCGCAAATTTGCTGTGTATGGAGACACAGCTGCCACAGGCAGTGACATGACAGGCAAGAACTTCTCCAAGATGTTGAAGGAATGTGGTGTAATGGATGGCAAAGCAGTGACCAGCACTGATGTGGACATTGTCTTCAATAAAGTCAA GGCCAAGACTGCTCGCAATATCACATATCCAGAATTCCAAGAAGCAATTAAAGAACTGAGTACTAAACGTTTCAAAGGAAAATCTGCAGAGGAGGCTTTGCACGCCACTCACCAGTTGATAGAGGGCAAGGAACCAGGCAATGTAGGAGTGACG AAAACTGTTGCAGCTGGTGCAGTAGACAGACTGACGGACACCAGCAAATACACGGGTTCTCACAAGGAACGCTTTGATGAAAGTGGCAAAGGCAAAGGGATAGCTGGGCGTGCAGAACTGGCTGACCAGAGTGGCTACGTTGGGGCTTATAAGGGAGCTGGGACTTACGATAAGAGCCATTAA
- the TPPP2 gene encoding tubulin polymerization-promoting protein family member 2 isoform X2: MAALESAFGEEVMADINLSLDRENLTATEYSEFQFNANSSTGQSQLCILEPHITEIVDNDLAIGQLTTAENVALEDSVNTEAVWEYPWQSDKVVANLSGPHQDENISVKDEEANSQSSKQINYHDIQNKNLYFCDRLKDFQQPPVFAQHNNVFCASKVPMQSKQLNWKQLQICNPLVPDQNSQTKNCLIDDQCGENNQSISHLSHDKNALPNENSAGQHQNSQSETSSLISEACYRSKLVPALLQAENMIENVDEAVDPNSRQVTNQRTETKNLHICDQCGKEYQWLSELIQHQLLFFGREADRQCQLHMDGGNPNHLAPAPIPFQENSKIPIEQKNYAKNLYNFNTDQNDFQCHHLLMKYPLPVPLGGKADTQNQFKIQAGSLSQFQMESKVIESSETLKLWSNLTTNQSFHINSLRIYKECGKDFQWSSALAQYKVVHSEKVSGKQCLSKVDDHNDSSLGLMDFDQPPHLKINQLTEKNKPYACGHCGKNFKWPSDLARHKHIHCRKKLMTGKGTKSNKSYICSQCGKNFQWPEVAQHKCTHSRKKLLRGKGTKLNKYYTRSQCRKNFQSLSQLAQHKHTNSRNKLVKGRYSRLIKACICDQCGKGFKWPSDLARHKRTHSRKRILRDKGIKLSKYYTCNQCRKSFQLPSDLARHEQIHARSRLVTGTKSKLKGMSELEKSFLRFSAYGETTTHRNTMSRKNFYKMLKECGVMDGKIMTGTDVLIAFNEIKFKGANHINYVEFLQAIKFLSRKCFKEPSQEEALQAMLKLMEGKKPSNLEE, translated from the exons AATACTCAGAATTCCAGTTTAATGCCAACTCTTCAACAGGACAAAGTCAATTATGCATCTTGGAGCCTCATATTACTGAAATTGTTG ATAATGATTTGGCGATTGGTCAGCTGACAACTGCTGAAAATGTAGCATTGGAGGATTCAGTAAACACAGAAGCAGTTTGGGAGTATCCATGGCAGTCAGACAAAGTTGTGGCCAATCTTTCAGGACCCCATCAGGATGAGAACATCTCTGTAAAAGATGAAGAGGCAAATAGCCAAAGCTCAAAACAAATTAATTACCACGATATCCAAAACAAAAATCTGTACTTTTGTGATAGGCTTAAGGACTTTCAGCAGCCACCTGTATTTGCCCAACATAACAATGTGTTCTGTGCAAGTAAAGTGCCCATGCAGAGTAAGCAGCTTAATTGGAAGCAACTGCAAATATGCAACCCATTGGTGCCAGACCAGAACAGCCAAACTAAAAATTGTTTAATAGATGATCAATGTGGAGAAAATAACCAAAGTATATCTCACCTTTCCCATGATAAAAATGCGCTTCCAAATGAAAACTCGGCTGGGCAGCATCAAAATTCCCAATCAGAAACAAGCAGTCTGATATCAGAAGCATGCTATCGAAGCAAATTAGTACCTGCTCTTCTTCAGGCAGAGAATATGATAGAAAATGTTGATGAAGCAGTTGATCCAAATTCAAGGCAAGTGACAAACCAGAGAACTGAGACTAAAAATCTGCATATTTGTGACCAGTGTGGAAAAGAATACCAGTGGCTTTCTGAACTTATCCAGCATCAGCTACTGTTTTTTGGAAGAGAAGCAGATAGACAATGCCAGCTTCATATGGACGGTGGAAATCCAAATCACTTGGCACCTGCCCCTATTCCCTTCCAGGAAAATTCAAAAATCCCCATAGAACAAAAGAACTATGCTAAGAATCTGTACAATTTTAACACTGATCAGAACGATTTTCAGTGTCATCATTTGTTAATGAAATATCCTCTACCTGTTCCCTTGGGAGGGAAAGCAGACACACAGAACCAATTTAAAATACAAGCAGGCAGTTTAAGTCAATTTCAAATGGAAAGTAAAGTTATAGAATCCTCTGAAACACTTAAACTTTGGTCAAATCTCACAACAAACCAAAGTTTCCATATTAACAGTCTGAGAATATATAAGGAATGTGGGAAGGATTTCCAATGGTCCTCTGCCCTGGCTCAATATAAAGTTGTACACTCTGAAAAAGTGAGTGGGAAACAATGCCTATCAAAGGTAGATGATCATAATGATTCGTCACTTGGTCTTATGGATTTTGACCAACCGCCCCATCTGAAGATAAACCAATTGACTGAAAAAAACAAACCCTATGCATGTGGTCACTGCGGTAAAAACTTCAAGTGGCCTTCTGATCTTGCTCGACATAAACACATACATTGTAGAAAAAAATTAATGACAGGCAAGGGCACCAAATCCAACAAATCCTATATTTGTAGTCAGTGTGGAAAAAATTTCCAGTGGCCTGAGGTTGCCCAACATAAATGCACACATTCTAGAAAAAAATTACTGAGGGGCAAGGGCACCAAACTCAACAAATACTACACACGTAGCCAATGTAGAAAGAACTTCCAGTCGCTTTCTCAACTTGCCCAACATAAACACACTAATTCCAGAAATAAATTAGTGAAGGGCAGGTATAGCAGGCTCATTAAGGCTTGTATCTGTGATCAGTGTGGAAAAGGCTTCAAGTGGCCTTCTGATCTTGCCCGACACAAACGGACTCATTCCAGGAAAAGAATACTAAGAGACAAGGGCATCAAACTCAGCAAATACTACACATGTAATCAATGTCGAAAGAGTTTCCAGTTGCCTTCTGACCTTGCCCGACATGAACAAATTCATGCAAGAAGTAGATTAGTGACTGGCACGAAGAGCAAGCTCA AAGGAAtgtcagaactggaaaaatctttTCTTAGATTTTCTGCATATGGAGAAACAACTACTCACCGGAACACCATGTCTAGGAAGAACTTCTACAAGATGTTGAAGGAATGCGGTGTGATGGATGGGAAAATCATGACTGGAACCGATGTACTCATTGCTTTCAATGAAATCAA GTTTAAGGGGGCCAACCATATTAACTATGTTGAGTTTTTGCAAGCCATTAAATTTCTGAGCAGAAAGTGCTTCAAGGAACCATCTCAAGAGGAAGCCCTGCAGGCCATGTTGAAGTTAATGGAGGGGAAAAAGCCATCCAACCTGGAAGAATAA